DNA from Pelobacter propionicus DSM 2379:
GTACAACAAGGAAGAGATCTCGCGGGTTCACAAGGCGGTTGACGAGATCTTCGAGGCGGCCCTGGGGTTCGGCGGCACCCTCTCCGGCGAACACGGCATCGGCATCGCCAAGATGAAGTACCTAGGGAACGAACTGGGCCAGAGCGGCCTGAACCTGATGAGAAGCATGAAGGAAGCCCTTGACCCCGAGTACCTGTTAAACCCCGGGAAGATGGTTCCCCTGAAAGAGGTATGACCATGACCGCAGCAGCGAATACGAAAACCACAGCAACCACGACATACCACGACGACCTGGAGATCGTCAGGCAGGAACTGGACAAGTGCATGAAATGCGGCAACTGCATGGCGGTCTGCCCGGTGTATTCCATCGACAAGGTGGAATCGGCGGTCACCCGTTCCAAGATAGCGGTTGCCGACGCGGTGCTGACGGGTGAGCTCTCCCTGGACGACCCACAAGTCTATCATATGGTCTTCAACTGTCTGGTCTGCAAGTCCTGCATGACCAACTGCCCCACCAAGGTCAACTTCGACCGCATCGTCCTGGCGCTCAGGGCTGCCCTGGTGAGGAAGAACGGACTCCCCTGGCTGAAGAAGATGATCTTCTCCACCTTGAAGCATCCCAAGCTGTTCGATACCGGCATGAAGGTGGGCGCCGCCATGCAGGGGCTGGTCTTCCGCACCGACAAGACCAAGAAGGCGATCTCCCCCCGCTCACCCTTTGCCTCCCTGGGCGAGGGGTTCGGCTTCGACGCCGACCGGCAGATGCCGGAACTGACCGTCACCCCCCTGCGGGACCGGGTACCGGACGTGATCAAGGTGGACAAGCCGGCGCTCAAGGTCTCCTTCTTCACCGGCGATTCCCTCAACTACTTCTATCCCGATGCCGGCCAGGACCTGATCGAGGTACTGACCGCGAACAACATCGAGGTGCACATACCCAAGGATCAGTCCTGCTGCGGCGTGCCGGTTCTGGTGCACGGCGATATCGACACGGTACGCACCCTGGCCAGGAACAACATCGACGCCTTCGATAAGACCGGCAGCGACTACCTGATCACCGGCTGCGGTTCCTGCGGCGGCGCCTGGAAGCACGACTACGTGGAACTCCTGGCCGCCGACCCGGTCTACGGACTAAAGGCCAAGCACTGGGCCGAACGCACCTACGACATTTCCACCTTCCTCACCAAGGTGATCAGCTTCCGCAAACCCATGGGTGAGGTAAGATCGGTGGTGACCTACCACGACTCGTGCCACCTGAAGAAGTCCATGAAGGTCTTCGCCGAGCCGCGCGAGATCCTGAAGAGCATCCCCGGCGTCACCTTCAAGGAGATGTCGGCCCCGGACACCTGCTGCGGCAGCGGCGGCTCCTACGTGGTATCCCACTACGAGACCGCCTCCGGCATCGGCAAACGCAAGGCCGAGGATATCAACAAGACCGGCGCCGACACCGTATCGGTCGGCTGTCCCGCCTGCATGATGCAGCTCCTGGACAACATCAACCGCTTCGGCAACGCCCAGAAGACCCGGCACTACATCTCGCTCCTGGCCGAGTCGTACCGCAAGGAAAAGGGGAAATAGGTAATCAGCTCTTTTCCAGCGAAATTCGAAGCAAACGTACAAAGCCTCCCGCGCCAGGGGAGGCTTTGTACGTTTACGGCTCAACAGGCTGGTTGGCCCCTATCACAAAGAGTACAATAGTTTACATATGATAACAGTCTTCCAGCGGCACGGACACAGCGGCTGCCGCCCACAATGTCAACCACACCGACACTTTTACAGCACCTCCCCCATCCTTCCCACCTCACCACCGCCACACGACACGAACCCACCAAGTTAACTATCTATAAACAGGGCTATTTTTACTTTCACAGTTTCGAGACATGCCCACACGCGTCCGAAAGGCCTGAAGCCTAGCTGTCGACAAAGTTTACGAATACCGATCCCCTCCCGACCTCTCACTATATTCAGCAATGAACTCAGTCACTTAAAAAGTGGGCATCAGTTATGCTTTCTGTTTACCTGTAAAAAGTAACCACCTGGATACGCAGAGGCATATCGTGCTGAACAGGCACACTACTTGAGAGGAGGACGTCATGAAAAGCATGGTGAGGGCACTATTTCTGGTCGGTACACTGCTACTTTCCCTCGCAGCCAGCGCGGGGGCCTATACCTATCCTGTCGCGATGAATGACACCGTGTATATCGGCAATGGCCCGGGACTATACAGCGGAGGTGAATTCTACGTCTACAACAGTGCAAGTCGAACCACATCGTTATTCAGCACGTTCTGCCTTGAACGCAACGAATACATTAACTACGAAAGCGCATTCAGAGTAGCTGAAATAAGTGATTCAGCACAACGGGGCGGAGCCAACATAACCCAGCCACCTTATGGGGACCAACTGGATCAGAAGACAAAATGGTTATATTGGAACTTCGTGCAGGGCACGCTCGACGACAAAGTGCCAGACTTCACCTATGGCACGGCAGCATCCAATGAGGCCCTGCAACTGCTTATCTGGATAACCGAGGATGAAGGGGTTCCCGTTTTATACGGAGGCGAACACAACGATCTGATTAACAAGCTTTCGAACGCCTATTCCTCAGATGACGTCATCGGTGACGTCAAGGCATTAAATCTTATGGATTCGAATGGCGGCTATGCCCAAAGCCTGCTGGTGGCAGCCGTTCCCGAACCGGGAACCATGGTTCTGCTGGGCATGGGCATGCTGGGGCTGGCGGTATTCGGAAAACGGCGCATAAACCGCTAGCGCTGGAAGCAGTCGTCGCGTTGACCAAAAAAGACGGTACCTGTGGGTACCGTCTTTTTTTACGTTTGGGAAATGATGGCGATCAGTGCACCTCTTCCCGGTTTTGCCCAGCCGCGTCGAATTTATTTACACCCCCAGCACCCGAACCGGTTGTCCCCCTCTGGCCGTACACGGCGAACTTGCCGATCACCCGCTCCATCTCGTCCTGGGGAACCATGACCGGTTCGCCGATGCACTTGGCTTGGTAGTAGATCTGTGCCACCAGCTCGATCTCCTCGGCAACGGCAAAGGCGGTGGCCAGGTTGGGACCCACGGCCACCAGGCCGTGGTTGGCCAGCAGCAGGGCATTGTGCTCACCGATGGAACCGGCAACGCTGTCGGCCAGCTCCCGGCTGCCAAAGGTGGCATAGGGGGCAAGGGGCACCTTGTGTCCCGAGAAGGCCACCAGATAGTGCACGGCCGGGATCTCCCAGCCCAGACAGGCCATGGTGGTGGCGTAGACCGAATGGGTGTGCACCACGGCTCCGATGTCGGGGCGGGCATGGTAGAGCGCCAGGTGAAAGCCGAACTCACTGGACGGTTTGCGTTCCCCGGTTACGGCAACGCCGTCCAGGTCCAGCACCGGAACATCCGCGGGCTCGGTCTCGTCGTATTCCATCCCGCTGGGACTGATGGCCACCAGCCCAGCGTCCCGGTCGATGACGCTCAGGTTGCCGCCAGTCCCCGAGGTAAGCCGGGCACTGACCATTTTGCGGCCGAAACGGACGATCTCCTCACGCTCATTCTGCAGTAGCACTAATGCCTCCCGTAAAGCTTTCGATTTCAGAACATGAACCTGCGCATGCTGATGCTCTGCAGGATGCCGATCCCCACCATGGAGGTGATCATTGAGGTCCCGCCGTAGGAGAAGAACGGCAGCGGCACCCCCACCACCGGGAACAGGCCGATCACCATGCCCATGTTGATGACGATGTGCCAGAAGAGCATGGCGGTCACCCCCATGGCCAGCAGGCTGCCGAAGCGGTCGTTGCAGCGCCGGGCAATGTTCAGCCCCCACAGCACCAGGCAAAGGTAGAGGGCGATCAGGATCAGACAGCCGATAAAGCCCCACTCCTCGGCGAAAACCGAGAAGGCGAAGTCGGTGTGCTGTTCCGGCAGGAAACGGAGCTGGGACTGGGTTCCCTTGATATACCCCTTGCCCAGAAAACCGCCGGAACCGACGGCAATCTTGCTCTGGATGATGTGGTAGCCGCTGCCCAGGCGCGAACGCTCGGGATTGAGGAAATCCAGCACCCGGTTCTTCTGGTAGGGGCGCAGCAACTGGGCCCAGGAGAACCAGACCAGCGGTATGGTGACCAGCGCGAAGGTAACCACCGTGGACCAGCGCAAGCCGACATAGAAAGCCATGGAGAAGGCGATCAGGATCACCAGGGTTGCGGTACCCAGGTCCGGCTGCTTCATGATCAGCATCGCAGGCACGGCCAGTATCGCCAGGGGGATGAGCACGTCCCGCACCGTCATGCCGCCATCGGCGTGAAAACGGCTGAAGAAACGGGCAAAGGTCACGATGACAACAATCTTCATCGGTTCAGACGGCTGGAGACTGAAGAGCCCCAGGTTCAGCCAGCGGGTGGCGCCCATGGAGGTCCGTCCGAAAAGCAGCACCATCAGCAGCAGAAACAGAACGAAACCGTACAGCCAGTAGGAGAAGTCCTCCAGCAGGTGGTAATCCACGCAGCAGACCGCCACGGCCACGAACAAGCCGAAGAAGAGCCAGTAGAACTGCTTGATGAAGTAGGGATCGCCCACCGGGGCATAGGAGAATGAGGCGCTGTAGATGTTGGCTATTCCCACCAGGCAGATGACCAGGGCCAGGGCGGTCAGGGTCCAGTCGATGTTGGTGAACAATCGGCGGTCAATCATTGCGTTCCTCCCCATCCGGGTGTGGCTGCTGTTCCGTCGCCGGAGCCTCGTCCGTCTCCTCTTCGGCCTCCGTTTCTTTCTCAGCCACAGGGCGGGCCACCGGTTTGGGGGGATGCTTTGTCTCGTACCAGGTCCGTATGATGCGCCCGGCGATGGGCGCGGCGGCGGAACCGCCGTGCTCGCCATGTTCGATGACCACCGCCACGGCGATTTCCGGCTTCTCAAAGGGGGCAAAGGCCACGAACAGGGCATGATCCCGATACTGGTAGGGGATTCCTCCCCGGCTGTCGCGCAGCTTTACGACCTGGGAGGTACCGGTCTTTCCGGCCACCGTCACATAGCCGACACGCGCCGCGCCGCCGGTACCGCCCCGCTCGTTCACCACGGCGAAGAGCCCCTGTTTCACCAAGCGGAAGCTGCGCGCCGATATGCCGGTGGTTCCGATGCGTTCCGGCCCGAACTCCCTGAGCGTCCTGCCATCGGCATCGACGATCCGTTTCACCAGTTGGGGACGGTAGATCGTCCCCTCGTTAGCCACAGTGGCGATCATGGAGGCCAGCTGAATAGGCGTCATCAGCACATACCCCTGGCCGATGGACACCGAGGGGGTTTCACCGCGGATCCACGCTTTCCCGAAGCGCTTCTGCTTCCAGGCGATGCTGGGGATCAGCCCCCCTTTTTCGTGCTTCAGGCCGATGCCCATGGGCGAGCCGAGCATGAATTGCCTGGCCGTGGCGGCGATGCGGTCCACCCCCAGCCGTTCTCCCAGATGGTAGTAATAGACGTCGCACGACTCACGCAGGGACTTTTTCAGGTTAACGCTTCCGTGGCCGTGCCTGTTCCAGCATTTGAAGGTGGAGGTCCCCATCCTGTAGGCGCCGGAGCAGCTGACGCTGCTGTTTTCATCGACCAGATTGTTCTCCAGGCCGGCCAGGGCGGTGATGATCTTGAAGGTGGAGCCGGGGGGATACTGGCCGCTCAGGGCCTTGTTCTCCAGGGGACGGCGCTTGTCCTCCAGGTACTGTTTCCAGACATCCGGCGGCATCTTGCCGCTGAACAGGGCGGGATCAAAGCCCGGATTGCTGACAAAGGCCAGGATCTCGCCGCTGTTCACATCCATGGCCACCGCTGCGCCCGCCTGTTCACCGAAGGCGCTCTCGGCCCCCTGCTGGATCCTGGCGTCGATGGTCAGCACCACGCTGTTGCCCACCAGGGGCTGAGTCTCGGAGATGGTCCGCAGGACCCGTCCGCGGGCATCCACCTCAAGCTGCCGGCCGCCGTCACGGCCGTGCAGCACCGCCTCCCAGGCCCGTTCTATACCGTTCTTGCCGATGTAGTCGCCGGGGTTGTATGCCTCGTTCCCCTTCCGGGAAAGTTCGTCCTCGGAAACCTCGCCGATGTAGCCCATCAGGTGCGAAGCCAGCATTCCGCTGGCATACTGCCGCACCGGCTTGACCTCGATCTCCACCCCCGGCAGACGCAGATGGTTCTCCTCGATGATCTCCACCTGGTCGCGGGTGATGTTGGCGGCCAGCACGATCGGGTAGTATCTGGCCCTCCCCTGCCCCTTCTTCCAGCGCTCGGCAAGCTCCTCCCGGTCGACCCCCAAAAGCGAGACCAGCTGGTCCAGCAGGGCCTCCTTGTCCTTCACCTCCTGGGGGACGACCGCCAGGCTGAAGGAGGGCTGGTTGCTGACCAGCACCGTAGCGTTGCGGTCCATGATCGCGCCCCGGGAGGCGGCAATGGGCACGAAGCGCAACCGGTTGTCCTCGGACTTGCTGCGGTAGTCATCGGCGTTCAATATCTGCAGGTGCCAGAGGCGCAGCAGCAGCAGGAAGAAGATGGCGGCAACCATGAAGGAGAGCAGAACGGTGCGTTGCTTCATCTCCATGAATTCACGGACGAAACGTTTCTCTTTCATGCAACTTCCTCTTCCGATGAGAACAGGGGGAGCAGGGCAACCAGCGAAGCCGCGAAGGCGTTGACCAGCAGGTGGGGAAAGAGCCCGGAGGCCATGGTGTAGAGCAGATTGGGGGAATCGGTGAGCATCACCAGCAGCAGGAGGTTGACGAGCATGCAGACCAGGGTCGCTCCGCTGACCGTCATCACGAACAGCAGGCCGCTCTCCGTATAGAGGCGGTCGGCCACACTCTTGATCAAGAGGAAGATGATCAGGAAGGAAAAACCGTTCAGCCCCAAGTAGAGGCCGCTGAACACATCCTTGACCATCCCCAGCAGCCAGGCCAGGGGCATGCCGGTGCCATAAGAGACGCGCAGGGCCAGCACCACCATGATGATCAGCAGCAGGTCGGGCTTGAACATTTCCACCAGATACAGCGGCAGCAGGGAGGACTGAAGCACGATGGCCGTCAGGGTGGAGAAGAAGAGAATCAGGGCGCCGCGATGATTCATAGCCCCCCCCGCTGAATCACCAGGACCTCTTCCAGATGGTCGCTGTTGACCGCCGGGCGGATGGTCACGGTCTGGAAGATGCCATACTCGCCCCGCTTGACCATGGTCACCTCTCCGATGGGCAGTCCCTTCATGAAGACACCGCCGATACCCGAGGCCACCACCTGGTCGCCCACCTTCACATCCTCTTCGCGGGTGGTGAATTCCAGGGTGCAGAGCCCCTCACCCTTCCCTTTGACCACCCCCCTGGCGCGGGAGCGCTGGATGGTGGCGGCAATACCGCTGCTGTGATCGGTCAGCAGCAGAACACGCGAACTCTCCGGGGCGACCTTGATGATCTGCCCGACAACGCCGTCCGCCGCCACCACCGCCATTCCCTCCCGCAGGCCGCTGTTGCTGCCGCGGTCAATGATCAGGGTACGGAACCAGGTGGAGAGATCCTCCCCCACTACCGAGGCGGTCAGGGTGGGCGCCTGCAGCGCCTCCTTCATGGCCAGCAGACGGGCTAGGCGCCGGTTTTCCAGCACCGCCTCGTTCTGGAGCACGATGTGCGTGTTCAGTTCCTTAATCTGACTGATCAGTCTCTGGTTTTCCTGCTGTACATCCACCAGGTTGACATAGTCATTCCACCCGTCAGAGCAGAAACGGCCCATTGCGGTTACCGGCCACATCACCGGCGATACAAGGGTCAAAACGCAGCGTTCCAGGACGTTGGCCTCCCGGTTGCGGGGGATATTCAACGAAAACAGGATCAGGGCAGTGAGAAGCGCGAAACAGATCACCGCGATCAGACCGTACTTTTTCAGGTTGTCCATAACAATCAGTCCCGTGGATGCGCCCGATGACGGATATCCACCCGCAGAGGTATATCCGAAGAGGGGGAGTGGGCTAAAGAGCCGAATTCGTCTCCGTTGACAGAGTATCAAGCCAAATATGACTGCTGCGCTTCCTGCCGCAGCTTCTGAGGCCGGAAGCGATCGGCGAACACAATGACGGGCAAACACAGCCCGGTTGGGGCCTCGCTCTCAGGAAGCGATCGCACAGCGCTCCGCCTCTTCGCAGACCCGCCGGAGGTAGTCGCCATAGGATGAGACGGGAGTCTCCCTGATCAGCTTCCGCATCTGTGTCAGGCCGATAAAGCCGAGCCTGAGGGCGATCTCCTCCAGGCAGGCGATCTTCAGCCCCTGGCGCGATTCGATGGTTTCGATGAAATTGCTGGCCTCCAGCAGGCTCTTGTGGGTACCGGTGTCCAGCCAGGCGATGCCCCGCCCCAGGCGCTCCACGGTCAACTGGCCACGGCGTAGGTACTCCAGGTTGACGTCGGTGATTTCCAGTTCTCCCCGGGCGGAAGGTTTCATGGCCTTGGCGATGGACACCACCTGGTTGTCATACAGATACAGCCCCGGCACGGCGTAGCTGGATTTTGGGTTCTGCGGTTTTTCCTCGATGGAGAGCACCGTGCCGGCGCAGTCGAATTCCACCACGCCGTAGCGTTCGGGATCATGAACCTGGTAGCCGAAGATGCGCGCCCCCCACTGAAACTCGGCCATAATGCGGTCCAGATGCATCCTGCCGTAGAAGATGTTGTCCCCCAGGATCAGGGCAACCGGCTGATCTGCGATGAACTCCTCTCCGAGCAAAAACGCTTGGGCGATCCCCTTCGGTTCCGGCTGAACCATGTAGGAGAGGGAGACCCCCCAGCGCGAGCCATCACCCAAGAGCGCATGAAAGCGGGGGATATCGTGGGGAGTGGATATAAGCAGGATATCGCGGACACCAGCGGCCATGAGGGTCGCCAGAGGGTAGTAGATCAGCGGCTTGTCGTACACCGGCTGGAGTTGTTTGCTGGACACCAGCGTCAAGGGGTAGAGACGGCTTCCCGCTCCACCTGCCAGCACGATTCCCTTGGTGATTCCACGGGACATGACATAAACCTCCTGGAAAAAATGAGTGTGAAATTTACACTGCGGAAAAAAACCTGTCAAACACCATCGCACATGGCGGCAAGGGATATCGCCGCGGCCAGCAGGTCATCGTACACGGCAACGCCGGGGGGGAGGCGGGACTCCTCATCGGCGCCGTATCCGCTGCGCACCAGAATGGGACTGCATCCGGCCGCGCGGCCGGCCTCTACGTCGCTCAGCTTGTCGCCGATCATGAACGACGAGGCCAGGTCGATGTCCAGCCTGTCCGCCGCCTCCAGCAGCATACCGGGAAGCGGCTTGCGGCAGGAGCAGGAGACGGCGTAAGCCCCCCTGCCGTCCGGATGATGGGGACAGTACAGCCAGAAGTCGACCCGTGCCCCGGCGGCTGTTAACTGGGCCGCGATGTGGCGATGCAGCGCCTCCACATCCTTTTCAGCGTAGTAGCCGCGCGCCACGCCGGACTGGTTGGTGACCACCACCACCAGGAATCCCGCCCGGTTCAGCAGGCTGATGGCCCAGGGCACGTCGGCGATGAAGCAAAAATCCTCGACGCGGTGGAGATACTCCCGCTCCTGATTGATGGTACCGTCCCTGTCCAGAAAGACCGCCCGCCGCATAGTAAAACTCCTTTGACAAACCACCGTGAAACCGATAACAATAGCCGGTCAGCCGGCAAATCCACGAAAACGGACCATGAACCATGATCAAAACCAACAACCTGAATGTCTCCGCAATCACCCCCATCATCGCCCCGGCCGAACTGCGCCAGGTCTTCCCTCTTTCGGCAAAGGACAGGGATTTCGTCAGCAGGAGCCGCGGCCAGATCAAGGATATCCTTCAGCGTAACGACCGGCGCCTGATGGTGGTTGTGGGCCCCTGTTCGATCCACGATACCGAGGCAGCCAAGGAGTATGCCAGGCGACTGGCCGACCTCTCCCGGCGGGTGAGCGACCAGTTGCTGCTGGTCATGCGGGTCTACTTCGAAAAGCCGCGCACCACCATTGGTTGGAAAGGGCTGATCAACGACCCGGACATGAACCACACCCACCTGATTTCCAAGGGGCTGGGCATTGCCCGCGGCCTTTTGGGCTGGATAACCGCCCTGGAGGTGCCGGTGGCCAACGAGATGCTCGACCCGATCACGCCCGAGTACGTTGCCGACATGATCAGCTGGGGCGCCATCGGAGCCCGCACCACCGAATCCCAGACCCATCGCGAGATGGCCAGCGGCCTCTCCTTTCCGGTGGGGTTCAAGAACGGAACCGACGGCAACCTGCAGATCGCCATGGACGCCATGAAGGCAGCCCAGCACCCCCACAGCTTCCTTGGCATCAACCGCGAGGGGCGCACCTCCATCATCCAGACCACCGGAAACCCGGATGTGCACATCGTCCTGCGCGGCGGTAGCCGCAAATCCAACTACCATGCCGAAGACATCAGACTCGTGGAGGAGTGCCTGGAGAAAAACCAGCTCTTCCCCACCATCATGGTGGACTGCAGCCACGGCAACTCCAACAAGGATTACCAGAGGCAGGCCTTGGTGCTGGATGACATCGTCCAGCAGGTCGTGGACGGCAACAACTCCATCTCGGGGGTCATGCTGGAGAGCTTCCTCTCAGCCGGCAACCAGAAGATACCGACGGACACCAGCCAGCTCAAGTACGGCGTTTCCATCACCGACGCCTGCATCGACTGGGAGACCACCGAGCGCATCCTCTTGGACGCCCATGCCAAACTGAAAGAGAGACGGTGAGGGACAAAGGGTTAGGCGTCAGAGGTAAGGGGTAAGGAGCAGGCCTCCCTCACTTCCTCACTCCCTCCCGTACATCAGCAGCATGCCCCCGCTGGCCCTTCCCAGGGCCTTCTCCAGCGCCCCTTCGGTCCCATCGGCCAGCAGATCCCAGTAGTTCACCTTCTTCCGGGGGGGAAGCACCACCTCCGGCTCACCCTCAATGCCGGACAGCCTCCCTGCCTCCTCGATGGCATCCTGCAACGTTCCCAGGCGGTCCACCAGTTTCAGGGCCAGAGCCTGTTCGCCGGAGAGGATGCGGCCGTCGGCGATCCTGCGCACCTGCTGGACAGGCAGCTTGCGGCCGCTGGCCACCGCCCGGACAAACTGTTCATGCGTGCTGTCGATCACGGACTGCAGCATGGCCCGGTCATCTTCAGACAGCTTGCGCAGCGGAGAACCGGAGTCCTTGTACTTGCCGGTCTTCAGGGTGTGGGACTTGATGCCGATCCTGTCCATCAGCGTCTCGATGTTGGAGAGTTTCAGGATCACCCCGATACTGGCCGTGAGGGTGCCGGGGTTGGCATAGATCAGCGTGGCCGGGGCAGAGACGTAGTAGCCGCCCGAGGCGGCCAGGCTCCCCATGGAAACGATAATCTTCTTCCGGGCCGCGAACTTCCTGACTTCTTCACATATCTCCTGGGAGGGGGCCACCACGCCGCCAGGCGAGTCAACCCGCAGCACCACCGCCCTGATCTCGTCCTGCTTGAGGAAATAGCGCAACTGCCTGACGGTTTCCCGGGAGTCGAGAATCATCCCTCTGACTTCCACCAGCCCTACCCCCCGGTTCCCGGCGATCTTCACATCGGCATCACCCAAGAGAACCCTGGCGATCAGCATCGAAACAACGAAGAGCCCCCCCAGGACGATGACAACCGCGGAGATGATCATCAGCATTTTTTTTGACATGTCACGACCCGCTTTTTATTTTCATTAAAAGATGCGATTTGCTACACTGGCGCCATGAAGATCTTGGTGACATCCGATAGCCACGGTAACTACCCGCTCCTGTTCCGGGCCAGCGACGCGGCCGCTCCCCTGGATGCGGTCATCCACCTGGGTGACGGAGGCGAAGACGCAGAGTTGCTCAACCAGGCAACCGGTATCCAGGTCATCGCCATAGCCGGCAACTGCGATTACCATCCCTCCGTGCCGCGGGAACTGCTCTGGGAGTGCGCCGGGATCCGCTTCCTGCTGACCCACGGTGACCGCTATGGCGTCAAGAGGGATCTGAACCTGCTGGAAAAGCGCGCGCTCCAATTGGAAGCGAACGTGGTGCTGTACGGCCACAGCCACCAAGCCGCCATCTCCACTCGCTCGGAGATCCTGTTCGTCAATCCCGGCACCCTGATCAAGGGCACCAGCCGCACCAGCTATGCGACCCTGGAAATCGGCCCCAACGGCCTGAAGCCGCTCCTGCACGACATCAGTTGATACCATGCCTGCACGAGAAAAGGCGGGAAAAAACACGCCCGCCCAACCTCTCCGCATCGACAACCTTCCCCCGGCGCACCAGCCTCACTGGCGCAGCGACTCATGCCCCTTGCGCATGGCCTTCTCCAGCCGGCGCCGACGTGGCCAGCCCAGAAGGAAACCGATCGGGCCGGACAGG
Protein-coding regions in this window:
- a CDS encoding (Fe-S)-binding protein; amino-acid sequence: MTAAANTKTTATTTYHDDLEIVRQELDKCMKCGNCMAVCPVYSIDKVESAVTRSKIAVADAVLTGELSLDDPQVYHMVFNCLVCKSCMTNCPTKVNFDRIVLALRAALVRKNGLPWLKKMIFSTLKHPKLFDTGMKVGAAMQGLVFRTDKTKKAISPRSPFASLGEGFGFDADRQMPELTVTPLRDRVPDVIKVDKPALKVSFFTGDSLNYFYPDAGQDLIEVLTANNIEVHIPKDQSCCGVPVLVHGDIDTVRTLARNNIDAFDKTGSDYLITGCGSCGGAWKHDYVELLAADPVYGLKAKHWAERTYDISTFLTKVISFRKPMGEVRSVVTYHDSCHLKKSMKVFAEPREILKSIPGVTFKEMSAPDTCCGSGGSYVVSHYETASGIGKRKAEDINKTGADTVSVGCPACMMQLLDNINRFGNAQKTRHYISLLAESYRKEKGK
- a CDS encoding PEP-CTERM sorting domain-containing protein gives rise to the protein MKSMVRALFLVGTLLLSLAASAGAYTYPVAMNDTVYIGNGPGLYSGGEFYVYNSASRTTSLFSTFCLERNEYINYESAFRVAEISDSAQRGGANITQPPYGDQLDQKTKWLYWNFVQGTLDDKVPDFTYGTAASNEALQLLIWITEDEGVPVLYGGEHNDLINKLSNAYSSDDVIGDVKALNLMDSNGGYAQSLLVAAVPEPGTMVLLGMGMLGLAVFGKRRINR
- a CDS encoding L-fuculose-phosphate aldolase, which produces MLLQNEREEIVRFGRKMVSARLTSGTGGNLSVIDRDAGLVAISPSGMEYDETEPADVPVLDLDGVAVTGERKPSSEFGFHLALYHARPDIGAVVHTHSVYATTMACLGWEIPAVHYLVAFSGHKVPLAPYATFGSRELADSVAGSIGEHNALLLANHGLVAVGPNLATAFAVAEEIELVAQIYYQAKCIGEPVMVPQDEMERVIGKFAVYGQRGTTGSGAGGVNKFDAAGQNREEVH
- the rodA gene encoding rod shape-determining protein RodA; this encodes MIDRRLFTNIDWTLTALALVICLVGIANIYSASFSYAPVGDPYFIKQFYWLFFGLFVAVAVCCVDYHLLEDFSYWLYGFVLFLLLMVLLFGRTSMGATRWLNLGLFSLQPSEPMKIVVIVTFARFFSRFHADGGMTVRDVLIPLAILAVPAMLIMKQPDLGTATLVILIAFSMAFYVGLRWSTVVTFALVTIPLVWFSWAQLLRPYQKNRVLDFLNPERSRLGSGYHIIQSKIAVGSGGFLGKGYIKGTQSQLRFLPEQHTDFAFSVFAEEWGFIGCLILIALYLCLVLWGLNIARRCNDRFGSLLAMGVTAMLFWHIVINMGMVIGLFPVVGVPLPFFSYGGTSMITSMVGIGILQSISMRRFMF
- the mrdA gene encoding penicillin-binding protein 2, whose translation is MKEKRFVREFMEMKQRTVLLSFMVAAIFFLLLLRLWHLQILNADDYRSKSEDNRLRFVPIAASRGAIMDRNATVLVSNQPSFSLAVVPQEVKDKEALLDQLVSLLGVDREELAERWKKGQGRARYYPIVLAANITRDQVEIIEENHLRLPGVEIEVKPVRQYASGMLASHLMGYIGEVSEDELSRKGNEAYNPGDYIGKNGIERAWEAVLHGRDGGRQLEVDARGRVLRTISETQPLVGNSVVLTIDARIQQGAESAFGEQAGAAVAMDVNSGEILAFVSNPGFDPALFSGKMPPDVWKQYLEDKRRPLENKALSGQYPPGSTFKIITALAGLENNLVDENSSVSCSGAYRMGTSTFKCWNRHGHGSVNLKKSLRESCDVYYYHLGERLGVDRIAATARQFMLGSPMGIGLKHEKGGLIPSIAWKQKRFGKAWIRGETPSVSIGQGYVLMTPIQLASMIATVANEGTIYRPQLVKRIVDADGRTLREFGPERIGTTGISARSFRLVKQGLFAVVNERGGTGGAARVGYVTVAGKTGTSQVVKLRDSRGGIPYQYRDHALFVAFAPFEKPEIAVAVVIEHGEHGGSAAAPIAGRIIRTWYETKHPPKPVARPVAEKETEAEEETDEAPATEQQPHPDGEERND
- the mreD gene encoding rod shape-determining protein MreD, whose protein sequence is MNHRGALILFFSTLTAIVLQSSLLPLYLVEMFKPDLLLIIMVVLALRVSYGTGMPLAWLLGMVKDVFSGLYLGLNGFSFLIIFLLIKSVADRLYTESGLLFVMTVSGATLVCMLVNLLLLVMLTDSPNLLYTMASGLFPHLLVNAFAASLVALLPLFSSEEEVA
- the mreC gene encoding rod shape-determining protein MreC, with amino-acid sequence MDNLKKYGLIAVICFALLTALILFSLNIPRNREANVLERCVLTLVSPVMWPVTAMGRFCSDGWNDYVNLVDVQQENQRLISQIKELNTHIVLQNEAVLENRRLARLLAMKEALQAPTLTASVVGEDLSTWFRTLIIDRGSNSGLREGMAVVAADGVVGQIIKVAPESSRVLLLTDHSSGIAATIQRSRARGVVKGKGEGLCTLEFTTREEDVKVGDQVVASGIGGVFMKGLPIGEVTMVKRGEYGIFQTVTIRPAVNSDHLEEVLVIQRGGL
- the rfbA gene encoding glucose-1-phosphate thymidylyltransferase RfbA, producing MSRGITKGIVLAGGAGSRLYPLTLVSSKQLQPVYDKPLIYYPLATLMAAGVRDILLISTPHDIPRFHALLGDGSRWGVSLSYMVQPEPKGIAQAFLLGEEFIADQPVALILGDNIFYGRMHLDRIMAEFQWGARIFGYQVHDPERYGVVEFDCAGTVLSIEEKPQNPKSSYAVPGLYLYDNQVVSIAKAMKPSARGELEITDVNLEYLRRGQLTVERLGRGIAWLDTGTHKSLLEASNFIETIESRQGLKIACLEEIALRLGFIGLTQMRKLIRETPVSSYGDYLRRVCEEAERCAIAS
- the gmhB gene encoding D-glycero-beta-D-manno-heptose 1,7-bisphosphate 7-phosphatase — encoded protein: MRRAVFLDRDGTINQEREYLHRVEDFCFIADVPWAISLLNRAGFLVVVVTNQSGVARGYYAEKDVEALHRHIAAQLTAAGARVDFWLYCPHHPDGRGAYAVSCSCRKPLPGMLLEAADRLDIDLASSFMIGDKLSDVEAGRAAGCSPILVRSGYGADEESRLPPGVAVYDDLLAAAISLAAMCDGV